A genomic segment from Propionibacteriaceae bacterium ZF39 encodes:
- a CDS encoding YdcF family protein, with protein sequence MIELSVALGLVTLVLVLTVVSIRRDARWLGNAYLFGLSVLVVLPVLALIPGLGLLVIFGGLLLLVLAPLATLVLIGFLIANGVQMLRRERRSFAHLLSLLAGIGIAVVLALALVVLVTGATPLAPIATFAVLALGYLGGEFVLYLGYSWVYARLARRSRPSHIVVLGAGLRGGREVGPLLAGRVDHAIGVYRRERDAGREPVLVMSGGQGPDEQVSEAAAMADYAVRQGVLPGHILQEDRSTNTLENLRFSRQVVLAHAGRSDRPELQALAANGDEAGPGAVAVVEPIEEKPRLPWFTPPLEASMLVVTSDYHAMRAATHARKVGLPAHAIGAPTARYYWVSAVLREFVALVNERRVKHLVLMALVAVPLTLVVTLLV encoded by the coding sequence CCGCTGGCTCGGCAATGCCTATCTGTTCGGGCTCTCGGTCCTGGTCGTCCTGCCGGTCCTGGCACTCATTCCGGGGTTGGGCCTGCTGGTGATCTTCGGCGGGTTGTTGCTGTTGGTGCTCGCGCCGTTGGCGACGCTCGTGCTGATCGGGTTCCTCATCGCCAACGGGGTGCAGATGCTGCGCCGCGAACGCCGGTCGTTCGCCCACCTGCTGTCGTTGCTGGCCGGGATCGGCATCGCGGTTGTCCTGGCGCTCGCGCTGGTGGTGCTGGTCACGGGGGCGACGCCGCTCGCGCCCATCGCGACGTTCGCTGTGCTCGCGCTCGGTTATCTCGGCGGCGAGTTCGTGCTCTATCTCGGCTATTCCTGGGTGTACGCCCGGCTGGCCCGCCGGTCCCGTCCCAGCCACATCGTCGTTCTCGGTGCCGGTCTGCGGGGCGGCCGGGAGGTCGGGCCGCTGCTCGCCGGGCGGGTGGATCACGCCATCGGTGTCTATCGGCGCGAACGGGACGCCGGGCGCGAGCCGGTGCTGGTCATGTCCGGTGGACAGGGTCCCGATGAGCAGGTGTCGGAGGCCGCGGCGATGGCCGACTATGCGGTCCGCCAGGGCGTACTGCCGGGACACATCCTCCAGGAGGACCGCTCCACCAACACGCTCGAGAATCTGCGGTTCAGCCGACAGGTCGTGCTCGCCCACGCCGGTCGGAGCGATCGGCCCGAACTGCAGGCCCTGGCCGCGAACGGTGACGAGGCTGGGCCCGGTGCTGTGGCGGTGGTCGAGCCAATCGAGGAGAAGCCGCGGCTGCCGTGGTTCACTCCCCCACTCGAGGCGTCGATGCTGGTCGTCACGAGTGACTATCACGCCATGCGCGCAGCGACGCATGCCCGGAAGGTTGGCCTCCCGGCGCATGCGATCGGCGCACCCACTGCGCGGTACTACTGGGTGAGCGCCGTCCTGCGCGAGTTCGTCGCCCTCGTCAACGAGCGCCGGGTCAAACACCTGGTGCTGATGGCCTTGGTCGCCGTGCCCCTCACCCTGGTCGTCACGCTGCTGGTGTGA